Proteins encoded together in one Jaculus jaculus isolate mJacJac1 chromosome 7, mJacJac1.mat.Y.cur, whole genome shotgun sequence window:
- the Foxa1 gene encoding hepatocyte nuclear factor 3-alpha — MLGTVKMEGHESSDWNSYYADTQEAYSSVPVSNMNSGLGSMNSMNTYMTMNTMTTSGNMTPASFNMSYANPGLGAGLSPGAVAGMPAGSAGAMNSMTAAGVTAMGAALSPGGMGSMGAQSAGTMNGLGPYAAAMNPCMSPMAYAPSNLGRSRAGGGGDAKTFKRSYPHAKPPYSYISLITMAIQQAPSKMLTLSEIYQWIMDLFPYYRQNQQRWQNSIRHSLSFNDCFVKVARSPDKPGKGSYWTLHPDSGNMFENGCYLRRQKRFKCEKQPGASGGGGSGGSGSKGGPESRKDPSGAGNPSSESPLHRGVHAKGGGQLEGAPAPGPSASPQTLDHSGSTATGGASELKTPASSSAPPIGSGPGALASVPQSHPAHGLAPHESQLHLKGDPHYSFNHPFSINNLMSSSEQQHKLDFKAYEQALQYSPYGAALPASLPLGSASVATRSPIEPSALEPAYYQGVYSRPVLNTS; from the exons ATGTTAGGGACTGTGAAGATGGAAGGGCACGAGAGCAGCGACTGGAACAGCTACTACGCCGACACGCAGGAG GCCTACTCCTCGGTCCCCGTCAGCAACATGAACTCGGGCCTGGGCTCCATGAACTCCATGAACACCTACATGACCATGAACACCATGACCACAAGCGGCAACATGACCCCGGCTTCCTTCAACATGTCCTATGCCAACCCGGGCCTGGGGGCCGGCCTGAGTCCCGGTGCCGTGGCCGGCATGCCCGCTGGCTCTGCGGGTGCCATGAACAGCATGACGGCGGCCGGCGTCACGGCCATGGGGGCCGCCCTGAGTCCGGGGGGCATGGGTTCCATGGGCGCGCAGTCGGCGGGCACCATGAACGGCTTGGGCCCCTACGCAGCGGCCATGAACCCGTGCATGAGCCCCATGGCGTACGCGCCGTCCAACCTGGGCCGCAgccgggcgggcggcggcggcgatgCCAAGACGTTCAAGCGCAGCTACCCGCACGCCAAGCCGCCCTACTCGTACATCTCGCTCATCACCATGGCCATCCAGCAGGCGCCCAGCAAGATGCTCACGCTGAGCGAGATCTATCAGTGGATCATGGACCTCTTCCCCTACTACCGGCAGAACCAGCAGCGCTGGCAGAACTCCATCCGCCACTCGCTCTCCTTCAACGACTGCTTCGTCAAGGTGGCACGGTCCCCGGACAAGCCCGGCAAGGGCTCCTACTGGACGCTGCACCCCGACTCCGGCAACATGTTCGAGAACGGCTGCTACTTAAGGCGTCAGAAGCGCTTCAAGTGTGAGAAGCAGCCCGGGGCCAGCGGCGGGGGTGGGAGCGGGGGCAGCGGCTCCAAGGGAGGCCCTGAGAGTCGCAAGGACCCCTCGGGAGCCGGCAATCCCAGCTCCGAGTCGCCGCTTCATCGGGGCGTGCACGCGAAGGGTGGTGGCCAGCTAGAGGGCGCGCCGGCCCCCGGGCCCTCCGCCAGCCCCCAGACTCTGGACCACAGTGGGTCCACGGCGACAGGGGGCGCCTCGGAGTTGAAGACTCCCGCCTCTTCGTCTGCGCCCCCCATAGGCTCCGGGCCAGGGGCGCTGGCGTCCGTGCCCCAGTCCCACCCTGCGCACGGCCTGGCACCCCATGAGTCTCAGCTTCACCTGAAAGGGGACCCCCACTACTCCTTTAACCACCCGTTCTCCATCAACAACCTCATGTCCTCCTCGGAGCAGCAGCACAAGCTGGACTTCAAGGCGTATGAGCAGGCGCTGCAGTACTCTCCCTATGGCGCCGCCTTACCCGCCAGCCTGCCTCTGGGCAGCGCCTCGGTGGCTACCAGAAGCCCCATCGAGCCCTCAGCCCTGGAGCCGGCCTACTACCAAGGTGTGTATTCCAGACCCGTCCTAAATACTTCCTAG